The window CTTTAGCTATGTGTATGGCAAGTTCTTTGACAATCTCTAAGGATGCACCGCCGCCGACATCGGCTAAATGCTTCTTTGTGTTTGTCCAGACTCTATCAGAGCGCACGGAGTCCAGATAATCATATCCGTTTACGGTCAGGCGACGAATCATAAAGTCCTTGATAACACCGATATACATTACATCGGTGACTTCGATGTAGCCGGTTTCAGACAATAGTTCAAGGTGAAGCGATAACAGGTTTTCGTCATCGCACAGGTCATAAAAAGATTCGTTTGTCAAATTTCGTTGGTAAGTGTCTGCTTCTTCAATACGGAGCAGGATGGAACGGATAAGGTCGAGGTCGCGTTTCATAACATTCATCCTTCCATGCCGAATATTATAGCACTTTGCGAAATGCAGAGTGCTTTTCTTGTAGGTGGTGTCAATATCCTCACCTCCTACTTGCCATTTGAGGAGGAGAGATGTATAATAGGCATAGAAAAGGCGTTGCCGTGATACACGGTCAGCCCCTCATAGTTGGAAAAGTTTTCCGCCTAAGTTGGTAGCTGCAGGCGGATTACTTTTTTGTCAAAAGCAACACTAGAACGATCAAAAGGAGCAAGGTCACATTTGTTTCGTTCATAGCCAATCACCCCGATCTAGGGGCTCAGATTGACCGCCTACCGTACGGCAACGCTACAAGCATTATACCACACAAGACAGCGTGATGCTGTCTTTTTGTTTGCAGAAATTTTTCAAAAAAACTCTTGACTTTCTGGATACACTGTATATAATTATTGTGTAGCCTGAAAGTGAGGTGAAATATATGGCACGCACCGGCAGACCGAAGATTGATAACCCTAAAACTATACAGATGCGCATACGAATGACGCAAGATGAAGCTGATACGCTCAAGGAGTGCGCGGAAGTCTTACAGAAAACAAAGACCGATATAGTAATTATGGGGATTCAAATGGTTCATGCCAACATAAAGAAATAGGGTTTCGCTCCCCTCTGGACAAGGAATTGCGAAACCCGCAGTACAACCCCGAAGGATTGATAAATCTATTATATCATTCTTTCGGGGAATTTGAAAGGATGATACCGATGGGGAATCTAGTTCAGGTAGCAGATGGTCAGATCGTTGTATCAACTCGACAGATTGCAGAGCATTTTGACAAACAGCATAAACATGTGCTGAGTGTTATTGAAAATCTGAAAGCCGAAAATTCGGCTCTCAGAAATATGTTCTGTGAACACAGCTACAAAGTAGAGGGGAACAACAAAACCTATCCCGAATACCTGATGAACCGCGGCGGCTTTTCTCTCCTCGTGATGGGGTTCACGGGCAAGAAAGCCCTTGAATGGAAGATCAAGTACATTCAGGCGTTCAATGCGATGGAGGAGGAACTGCGGCGCGGCGGCACGCCCTACGTGCTCACTATGAAGCACTACAAGAAGCGTCCCGTGCTCACCTCGGCGGATGTTGCCGCGCTCCTCGGCATGGCAAGCGAGAGTGTCAGGCAGGCACTCCAACAGCCGCTTGCAAGGTGCAAGCACGGACGGGACTACTTTCTCGTGCAGGGCGATGACCTCGTAGCACTCAAACATGACAATCCGAGCATCTCATCTCTTGCGAGCAGTGTGCTCCTCATCGCTGAGAGTGGGCTTCGCAAGATATGTGCCTACCTGCGGCGTGCGATGCCCGCCGTGTTCGGCGATCCGCCCGTTGTGGATGTGTTGCCTGTGCAGGTGACGAATCCTCTGAACACCTATGCCGCTCCCGAGAGCAACAAGGAAATTGGCGCATGGGTGAAGGACATTCGCGGCTACATGGACGTGCTCGACGGGCTTTTGCATAAGTACGAGCAGAAGAACCCTATCAAAACGCAGGAAGCTCTGAAAGAGGTTATGCGCAGTGTTGGCAAGGACATCTGGGAGGACGTTGTTCGCCTTACCTGTCAGAAATACGACCTCGTGACAGTATAAAACAATTTCACATCGAACCCGCTCAACTATGGGGCGGGTTTTTTGATACCCATTTTTAGGAGGTGGGGCTATGCCTGAGACTGTAATGATTGACGCAGTACGCTATGCCATTCTGCGCGTCAAAGCGCCACTGATTCTTGAAGGGCGTGTATGTAACGCCGTTGTGGAGTACAACACGGCACAGATCAAGATGCTTGAGGACGGGAACATCGGAGAGGGAAACGCGGCAAAGCTGCTCATGCACGAGATTGTCCACGCACTTCTCTTTGAGCGGGGCATGACTGAGGCGGCAGCAGACGAGGAGCTTGTCACGGAGCTTGCGGCAGGATTTGTGAATCTTGTGCGGGCGAATCCGCCGCTGATTGCGTTTTTGCAGAAATAAGGGGGAATGGATATGAATGGGATTCGCGCACCGGCGCGTCTCTGTGCCAATGAGAAACAAATATTTTTGAAAGTGAGGATGAACAATATGGACGAAAACAAGTTTGTTTTTGACCTTCAGCGTTTCGCCGACGGCGGTGATGGCAGTGCAGGGAATGACGCTGCGGGCGCAGAAGGCGCTGCGGGCGGTGACAACAAGCCGAAGAGTGACCCGCCCGAGAGTAAGCCTGAGGACACACAGGCGAAGATTGACGCGGCGGTCGCCGCGCACCTTGCTGAGGCTAAGGCGAAGTGGGAAAAGGAATACCAGAAGAAAGCCGCAGCGGAGAAGAAGGAGGCGGAGCGCCTGGCGAAGCTCTCCGATGATGAGCGCAAGGCAGCAGAGCTGGAAAACAGCCGCAAGGAGCTTGAGGCGAAGGAAGCCGAGCTCAAGAAGAAGGAGCTTAAGCTCGAAATGGTCAAGGTGCTTGCGGATCGCAAAATTCCCGTGCAGTTCATGGACTACCTCATCGACGCGGACAGTGAGAGTACGCTCGCTCGCATCACGACGTTCGAGAAGGAGTTCAAGAAGGCGGTCGAGGACGGCGTGAATGAGCGCCTGAAGGGCAAAGCTCCCGCATCGGGCGGTACGCGTACGAATACGGACGGTGCGGGCGTCAGCAATGGGTTCTTCGACGCCATCTATAAGAATCAGGTCAAGAGATAAGAGGAGGATACAGAAATGGCAGATATGCTTTATCTGAAGGAGAATTTGCAGGGATTTGTGCCGACACCGACGGCATCGGAAATCATCGCAGACGTGGTGCGCGGCTCGTCGGTCATGCGGCTCTCGACGGTGCGTGAGATGAAGTCGGAGACGCACAAGACAGGACTGAAAGATCGCCCCGTGGAGCGTACGCCGCCGCGCCCGAAAGCCATTCAGCGCGTGCAGGACTTTCTCGATGCGAGCAAAAAGGCGTACGGCGATTATCAGCACTGGCGCGGTATGGCAAACGCGAACGGGATTAAGAATCTTGCGATGAAGGAGCTGCGCGGTGCACTCGGTAAACTCAAGCTGAAATAGGAGGGCGTATGAAGGTCAAGATCATGCAGACGGACATTACCCATCTGCTTACCTCGTGCACATGGTCAGGATCCCGGCTGAACGTCGCGCGTAAGCTTGAGTTTTCCTTTGTGCAGGACGACCGCGATCCGAATGTCCCCATAATTGACGTGGACAACGGCTACACCTGCTATGGTTACGATGATACGGGAAATCTCGTTTTTGAGGGCAATATCTACGCCCTTGAGCGTGACCGTGCAAAGGCTACGGTGCGTGTCACGGCATTTGACCATCTCATCGTCCATGCGCGGAGTAAGACCACGCGCAAATTCACGAACATCACCGCCGAGGACATCACACGGCAGCTCTGCGCGGAACTCGGTGTCCTCATTGGTAACATCGCGGAGACGGGCGTGCCAGTGTCATTTATCGCGAATGCCAAGACGGGCTATCAGACGATTATGGGCGCGTACACCGAGGCGGCGAAGGTGACAGGCAAGAAGTATCACCCTGTCATGAATGGCGCAAAACTTGACATCGTGGAGAAGGGGACGCTCATCGAGGGCTACACCGCAGATTCCGCGCGTAATATGGAGGAGAGTACCTACAAAGAGAGCATCGAACAGCTCGTCGATCAGGTACTTGTGGTGGATGAGGAGGGCAACCGTGTCGACTATGTGAAGAATGACGAGCACATCAAGAAATACTCCATGTTTCAGGAGGTCTACAAAACAGACCCGAACAAGGACACGCAGACCGAGGCGAAAGCCCTGCTCACAAAGCCGGAGCGGTCAGGATATATCACGGCGCTCGGCGACTACCGCGTAAAGTCGTCCTACTCCATCATCGTGAGGGACAGTCTTTTCAAGGGGCAGTTCTGGGTAAAGTCCGATACGCATACGTTTGTGGACGGCAAACACGAGATGAAGCTTGAACTTGAGTTTGAAAACGTCATGAATGAAGAAGAGACCGAAAAGGAGAAGGAAAAGAAAGAACAGGAAGGAGGAAAGAAACGCCGTGGCAGAGGTAATTCCAAGCGCGGAGAACTCCGTGAGCAAGATGCTGGCGATACAGCATGATATTGCAGAGGAGCATATACCTCTCCTCCCAAGCACGGGCAGGGTGCTGACGCCGCCGCCCGCACTTTCCGTCGAATGGAACGGTATTATACTCACGCCCGACAAGCTCTATCTAAATGAGTATTGGCTGCCGGGGCATACGCGTCATATTGTCGGCGAGACGAGCTTTCGCGGGGGCGGTGGCGGTCTTGCCATGTACGAATCGCACAATCATCCCATCGACAACGATGAGACGTGGACGGATACGCTGAAGCCCGGCGACATCGTGAGTGTCTATCCGCAGAAGGGCGGGCAGCTCTTTATCATCGAGAGTAAGTTGGTGAAATTATGAGCAGTGAATTTCCTTTTATCGGGGCGATGCGTAATGCTGCGACGGCTGACATGCCTATTTTTCAGGAATACGCATGGGACTTTGCACGTGACCGCTTTCTCTATGACGTGAATGGGCGGCACATTCTTTTATCTGGGAATCCCGCGCTTGAGGTGTGGATTTACAAGGCACTCAAGACGGAGCGTTTTGAATATCTCGCGTATTCATGGCGGTACGGCATCGAGCTGAAGCCTTTTATCGGCAAGGTCATGGGCGTACAGGAACGCTATTCAGAACTGCGGCGTGTCATTACGGAGTGTCTGATGGTGAATCCGTACATCAAGAGCATTGACCGCTTTGCGATTGTGCCCGAAAACAGCGGGGAGCTGGTGCGGGTATACATTTCGCTGACAACGGTCTACGGGGAGGTGGAGATCAATGTATAAGGCAAGGGGACAGGCGGACATTCTGCGTGATTTGCAGAAACGCAGCAAGACACCTGCAAGCAAGATCGAGGGGACGTTCGAATATGATGTGCTGGCATCCAATTCAATTGAGTTTGGCAAGGTGGAGGTAGAGCTTGAGGAGGCGTATCGAGCCGTCTTTGCTGAAAGTAGCTGGGGCGAATATCTCACGATGCGTGCTGCTGAGCATGGCGTCCTTCGGAAAACAGCAACCAAGGCACGCGGTGTTGTGACGGTGACAGGAAGCGGACGTGTGCCCGCGGGCAGCATTTTCCAGTCAGAGACGGGTGCCCGCTATCAGGCACTCAAATCAACTGAGGTTGTAAAATCCGCTACTGTTGAGGTTGAAGCGCTTACTACAGGGAGTGCGGGCAATGTCGGGAAGCGAGCGATCAACAAGATTCCCATGAGTATTCCAGGCATCTCCGGTGTCAGTAACGAGGAAGAGATGCGCGGCGGCTACGACGAGGAAAGCGACGACGAACTCAAGATGAGATACCTCCTCTACGTCCGTACGCCGTCTACGAGTGGAAACAAGCACCACTATTACAACTGGGCAATGAGCGTCCCCGGGGTTGGCGCATGTATGGTTGTCCCGCTCTGGCAGGGCGCAGGGACGGTAAAGGTGCTCATTCTGGATGCGCAGCGAAAGACTGCGCCGTCAGAACTGATCGAAAAGGTGCGTACATATATCGAGGACGTACGTCCGATCGGCGCAACAGTGACGGTCACAAGCCCTGCGCCGAAAAATGTGCGGATTACGGGTAGCATAGTCGGACACTGTGACGCGCCCCGATTTATTGCTGATCTGAACGACTATTTGATGAAGCGTGAATTAGCTATAAAATCACTCTCTGTTGCGCAGGTTGGCGACATTCTGATGAACCAGCAGGGGGTAACAGATTATGAGGACTTGCTGCTCAATGGGGCGAGTAAAGTGCTCGTAAGCAATGATGAAATTCTATCCATCGGAGAGGTGACACTGCATGAACTTCCAGTTTCTCCGTGAGAATCCGGTGCACCTTGCACGATACCTTCCGCAATTCCTTCAAACAGACCCCACATTTCGGGATGCGCTCGAAAACTGTAGCACCGAGCATGAACTGCTTCGGCTTGTGTTACAGGATACCGCCCGTCAATTTTTTGTAGAGAAGGCGACATGGGGGCTTACCTCGTGGGAGTGCGAACTCGGACTTACCCCTCGTCTCGATGCGAGCTATGAGGATCGGCGCAAAAATATCCTGCTGAAGATACAGAGCCGGCAGACCTCGACCGTTGTTTTTATGGAACGGCTGGCATCGTATTTCTTCCCCGATGGAACTAAAGTGGAAATTGAGGAGCGGAACGAGCAAAATGCGTTTCGTGTGATTTGCGATGCGCTTAGCGCGGATTACGCGGGGCTACTTGCGGCAATCGAGGAGTACAAGCCCGCGCATCTGACCTTTACCCTTGACTATTTGATGGAGCGCGAGGCGATGGTGTACGCCGCAGGATATGTTACAGAATATGAGATTGTTGACATACCCTGTAGCACCGAAGTCTCCTATCAGGTCGATAGACTGCCCTTGTATGTAGGCGGACGCGTGGATGATTTTGAAATTGTTGATATAAGGAGTTCATAGCATGGCACATTTTGCAAAAATCCAAACAACTCAACAGGGTAAAAATATTATCCTCGCGGGTCAAAACAAGCAGAGTGTCGTTTTTACAAAGGTCGAACTCGGTGATGGACTTCTGGACGAGGGACAATCTGTTGACGACATGACAGCACTTGTACACAGTGTGATGAGCCTCCCGTTACAGAACTTTGTGAATAACGGCGACGGGACGGCGCGACTGCGCTTTGTCCTTGACAATAACAACCTGTCTAAGGGATTCTTTAACCGCGAGATCGGTGTGTTTGCCAAGGTCGGAGATGGTACGGAACGGCTCTTTGCGTATACCAACGCAGGCAATCTTGCAGATTATATTCCAGGCAAGGAAAGCCCGATCTCAAGCAAGATCATCAATCTACATATCATCGTTGGGAATGCGGCGAATCTGACAATTGTTGCTGAAAACAGCGCGTATGTCACAAAATTGGATATGGATGGGCATAAAACACAGGAGGTACTCGACCATCCGGATGGTAGCGTGACGACGCCGAAGATCCGAGACGAAGCTGTGACGGGGGCAAAAATCGCACAGGCATCCATCGAAAAGAAACACCTCAAAAAAGGGGGGATTTCGGCGGAGGATGTAGGCGCGTACTCAAAGGGAGAGACGGACGAGAAAATCGCCGCCCACCGCACCGCCGCCGAGCTCGATCACCCCGATAAATCCGTCAGACGCAAGCACCTCGCGGATAACATCTACACACTGCCCGCGCCCGAACCCGCAGACAACACCAGATTCCTGCGGAATGACGGAACGTATCAGACGATTACGCCGAACAACATCGGCGCATATCACAAAAGCGAAAGTTACAACAAAGGCGAAGTAGACGGTCGTGTAAACGTCAAAGTAAGCAAAAGCGGCGATACCATGACGGGTAATCTTATAGCGCCAGCATTTGAAACAGAACATGGATACTTTGGCAATTATCAGCGTGATACAGGCGATGCTATCACTAACAACGGCGGTGCAAATGTAAATATCGCTTCATGGTGGGGGATTGGTTTTTATAACACTTGTACAAAAAAATACACAGGTACCATGGATTTGCGTTCTGGCGATTGGCGCACAATAGGCAAAATAAGAGCAGATGCAGGTTTTGAAGGAACTGTGACAAACGCCAACAAATTACAAAATTGGAGTTTGCAACAAATTCTTGACGAATTTTTGAATGTTTGGCACTCAAATAAAGCATATACCGTCGGCGATATTACCTATCATAAGAATTTGCCTTCATGGGCACGTTTGGAGTGCGTCACAGCAGGAACAACGGGGAACAATGCAAACGTCTTTTCAAAAAACGTAAAAGCAGGGCAGTACATCCAAGACGGCGGCGTTCAATGGATTATTGACGATGTGCGCGACGGTAACCGCGTCGGCTCTATTACAGGCTCATTGTATCTCCCTGACGGCTACATCAAAGCCAACGGCGCAACCGTACAGCGTGCCGATTATCCGCGCCTTGTTGCACTTGCGGACAAGCACAACCTATGGACAAATGACGCAGCGAATAACTTAGGTATGTTCGGACGCGGAAACGGCAGCAGTACGTTTGTTTTACCCAATTGGATAGATAGAATGATGCAGTTCGCCGCGCAAGGTGGCAGTACGTTAGCAGCAGGATTGCCGAATATAACGGGGCAAGTTGGACAAGGTACGGATTCTATGTTTAATTCTGCCTTTTGCACAGGGGCTTTTCGCGGTTCAGCTGAAAACTCACCAGCAAAAAACGCGGCAGGAGGATATAGACCTATTGATTCAGGATATGCAGTCCTTGATGCATCCAAATCCAACCCCATCTACGGACGCAGTAGCAGCGTTCAGCCCGCCGCAATACGGCTCATACCGATCATCAAATACTAGAGGAGGAGCAGCATGGAGACAAAAACCGTCTACGCATACGACGCTGATGGTGCATACATTGGCGAGCGCACCCTTGACGACACCGACCACAGCCCGATCAGCGGCGCGTGGCAAATCCCCGGCAACATGACGGAGACACAGCCGCCCGCCGCAAAGGAGGGCTATGACCTCTACTGGCGTGGCGGAAAATGGGAGCAGGTCGCGCGTCCGAAGCCCGAACCGGAACCAACGCCGCCCGAGGACACCGAGCCGCAGGAGCAGGACGTGCAGCGCATCCCCGAAACGGAGCTTGCCGTTATGGAGGGCATGGTCGATATGCAGACACGCCTCGCCGCACTTGAAGCAAAAATGAAGGGAGGTGAGTAACATGGCAGCAGTGATCTACAGCTGGATGGTCGTCGCATACGGCATCCTCGTGAATGGCGGGAAGTACGCTCTCGCGCCGGAGGACAACCCGAAGAACCTGCTCGTTGTTCCCGAACTCTACCGCGAGAAAGTCGCGGAATGGGTTGTCACGCACACAGCAGGATGAATGTGAGCGCAGAAAAGCCGTCATAATGCATGGCGGCTTTTTCTGTGCATGGAAAGGAGATAATCTATGGATTTTATGTCGGTGATTCAGCGTCTCATCGAGGGATGGGGGGCAAAGGTGGGGCTGTCCATCGCCATCACCATCGCTTACGAGGATCACGCTCAGATCTTCGCGGCATTCGTTGCACTGGTCTGTCTTGACCTTGCGACAAAGTGGCTCTCGCTCTCGCGCAAGCACCTCGTTGATACGGGAGCGGATCAGCCCTCTCTCTGGCAGGCGTTTTGGAACGTAAAGAAAGCCCGTCGCGCGGGCTATATCAAGAGCGACATCATGCGTAAACGTTTTGTGCCGAAGATCCTCACCTATATCGGTGTCGTCGCGGCGGCGTTGACGTTGGATTTTATTCTGGTGAAGGCACACGCGCCCGCATTTGCCGCGACACTTGTCATCGGGTATCTCTCACTCACCGAGTTCATTTCAATCCTTGAGAATATGCAGAACGCGGGGATTGACGAGGCGGGGGCACTCGTTGAAATGGCACGCCGCAAAGGCGGCATTGGAAAGAGTAGGGGCGAGAGCCCCAATGAGAAAGGAGAAAAATGACATGGAGCGCATTCCAATCGTAGAGACCTATCTGGAGATCGACCAAAACCGGCTCACCGCGCGGCGCGTGACCGACCAGATCGTCATCCACCACACAGGCAACGCGGTGGATGACGACCTCTCGGCGGCAGAGATTGACGCAAGTCACAAAGGGCGGGGGTGGACGTGCATCGGCTACCACTACGTCATCCGCAAGGATGGAACTGTGGAGGTCGCTCGTCCGCACTGGACAGTGGGAGCGCACGCCTACGGACACAACAGTCACACCATCGGGATTCATGTGTGCGGGAACTTCGAGGAGGCAGAGCCGACGGATGCACAGATCGAATCGCTCGCAATGCTCCTCTCGAATCTCTGCACCGACTATGGGCTGACGATCGACCGTGACAGCATCGTCGGACGCAGGGAGTTGATGGCGACGGCGTGTCCGGGGAAGAATCTCTATGAGATGATGGATACGATTGTCGGGAAAGCGGCGTTTTATGCGGCGCAGTAATTGATTGGAGGTAAAATTATGAAGAGGGTTTTTATTTCGCAACCGATGCGTGGGCGTAAGCATGAAGAGATTCGTGCGGAACGTGATGCAATTTTGGCGCAGATTACGGAGCACTTTTATGGGGAGGGTGTAGAGGAGATCAAGAGTTTTCTTCCCAATGAGTTCCATACGGCGGGTTTTAAGAATGTTGCGCTGGCATATCTTGGAAAGAGTCTTATGTTGCTCGCGGATGCGGATGTTGCTGTGTTCGTGCAGGGGTATGCAGAGGCACGCGGTTGTCGTATCGAGCATGAGGCGGCGGTCGCGTACGGTGTGGAGCGCGTGTATGTGTAGGGGGTGGGTGTCATGCTATATCGGGCGCGGGCTGTCGTTATAAGATACAGGGCGGCGTTGTTGGTGATGCTGTGTGTGGTGCTCCTCGGTGCTGCGTATGCGCTCGGACGGAGTTCCGCCTCGGAGCAGACGACGACGGAAAAACCCGCCGTCATGACGCAGGAGCAGACGCAGGATGCGGAGCGGCTACGGGCGCAGCTCGACATCTCCAAGAGCAACGCTGAGGCTCTGCAGCGGCGGCTTGCGGACGTGCAGATGGGACAGCGTGCGCCTACAGTGACATACCACGTCAGCGCACCGACCGTCGAACAAGCGGCGCAGGTCGTTGAGCGTCAGATCAGAGAGGACAGTCCGACACTGCCGCGGGCGGCGCGGGAGAAGAGTGACCGCACTGTTGTGACACCAATCACGCAAGATAAGGATGGCAAGCAGTTGCCATCCGATCAGCAGAAAGTTGACGTGTATAAGATCAACCTACGAAAAGATCACCGAATCAAGGCGGGTGCGTCCGTCATTGACGGCAAGGCTCTGATGACCGTCGGCTACGAGCAAGGACGATTTGAGGCACTTGGTCATTTCGACGGCGGGCGATATAAGGGCGCGACGGTGATGTATAACATCGCGGAGTGGTGACAAATAAACGAACAGAGGGGACAGCGTTTCGTGCGCCGTCCCCTCTATTTTTCTTGTCTACACTTGTCTACAGATTGCCTACAAAATACCATGATTCGCCCTCTATATTGCTATTTCGTCGTTGTGTAAAAACCACGGTGTTATTTCCGTGAAGCCTTGTCGCTGTTGGGGTTATGGGTTTACTTTCTGAATTGCTGTATCGCCTCCTTGCATATTTTGATGTTTTCGGTCAAAATATGATATAGTGAAAGCAAGATACCAAACGGTTCGGGCAAGAGGACGTTGACAGAAATGCTGATTCCGGCGCATAGGAGGGAAAACATGGATCGCATGGAGATACGCGGACGCTGCGGTACGGCGATTGTATACGCAAAGGTGATTGAGGATGAGGCGGTCGAGCAGATCCGCCGTATGTGCGACTACGAGTTCACGGAGGGCGCGAGCATCCGCATCATGCCCGATGTACACTGGGGCAAGGGCTGTACGATCGGTACGACGATGACCGTGCGGGACAAGGTCGTCCCGAACCTCGTCGGCGTGGACATCGGCTGCGGCATGTATACCGTCGGCCTCGGCAAGGGCGAGATCGACCTCGTACGCTTTGATGAGGCGGCGCACTTCATCCCGTCGGGGCGAAATATCTGGGATGGGCGGCAGGAGCAATTTGACCTCCTCGGGCTGCGCTGCTACCGCGCCCTCAAGGATACAAAGCGCATCGCACGCAGCCTTGGCACACTCGGCGGCGGCAATCACTTCATCGAGATCGACCGCAGCGCGGACGGTACGAACTACCTCGTCATCCACACGGGCAGCCGCAACCTCGGCAAGCAGGTCGCGGAGTACTACCAGAACATTGCCATCGACCTCTCGCACGGCAAGGACGAGCTCTTCCGCGCACGCGACGAACTCATCCGACGCTATAAGGCGGAGGGGAGGCGCAGCGAACTGCAGGAGGCGCTCAAGGAGCTGAATCGCACATTTCAGGCAAAGGCGGCGGAGATCCCCCCGGATCTCACGTTCCTCTACGGCAGCTACCTCGAAGACTATCTGCACGACATCGAGATCTGCCAGAACTTCGCGCGGAAGAGCCGTGAGGTCATCGCGCGTGTCCTCCTCGAACGGACGGGGCTCACGGCGGGCGACGCATTCCACACCATTCACAACTACATCGACGTGGAGGAGCGGATTCTCCGCAAGGGCGCAATCGCGGCGCACGCAGGCGAGCGTGTCCTCATCCCGATCAATATGCGCGACGGCAGCATCCTCGCCGTCGGGCGCGGCGATCCGGACTGGAACTGGTCGGCTCCGCATGGGGCGGGGCGGCTCATGTCACGCAAGGCTGCAAAGGAAAACCTCTCCATGGATGAGTTTTGCAAAACAATGGCAGGTGTCTATACAACAGCCGTCAACGAGAATACGCTCGACGAGGCACCGATGGCGTACAAGGCACTCTCGGACATCATCGACGTGATCGGGGATTCCGTGGACGTGGTTGAGGTGCTGAAGCCCATCTATAACTTCAAAGCGGGGTGAACAGCGTGGAGGGCATACCCCACGCGAGCACATCCCGACAAAGCAACGAAATGAGGAAACATTTTTGGATGACGCACCCTCTATTTGTCCATGTGAAAGAGTATGATGGTGATTGATCAGACCGTATTCGTACAGCACCTTACTTGATGGAATGGAGCGATGGTGATGCCCTTCGTATTTGTTTTTGTTGTTCCTCCGCTTCTTTGCTTGCTCGGCGAAGTTTATAAATCATTTGGTTTCATCGGTGTGTTGATATTCCTTGCGATGATTGTCTTTTTCCTTTGGCTCATTGCTTTTCTGG of the Selenomonas dianae genome contains:
- a CDS encoding esterase, with product MPFVFVFVVPPLLCLLGEVYKSFGFIGVLIFLAMIVFFLWLIAFLEMKSDEAAEQYKKKVK
- a CDS encoding RtcB family protein; protein product: MDRMEIRGRCGTAIVYAKVIEDEAVEQIRRMCDYEFTEGASIRIMPDVHWGKGCTIGTTMTVRDKVVPNLVGVDIGCGMYTVGLGKGEIDLVRFDEAAHFIPSGRNIWDGRQEQFDLLGLRCYRALKDTKRIARSLGTLGGGNHFIEIDRSADGTNYLVIHTGSRNLGKQVAEYYQNIAIDLSHGKDELFRARDELIRRYKAEGRRSELQEALKELNRTFQAKAAEIPPDLTFLYGSYLEDYLHDIEICQNFARKSREVIARVLLERTGLTAGDAFHTIHNYIDVEERILRKGAIAAHAGERVLIPINMRDGSILAVGRGDPDWNWSAPHGAGRLMSRKAAKENLSMDEFCKTMAGVYTTAVNENTLDEAPMAYKALSDIIDVIGDSVDVVEVLKPIYNFKAG
- a CDS encoding glycoprotease → MLCVVLLGAAYALGRSSASEQTTTEKPAVMTQEQTQDAERLRAQLDISKSNAEALQRRLADVQMGQRAPTVTYHVSAPTVEQAAQVVERQIREDSPTLPRAAREKSDRTVVTPITQDKDGKQLPSDQQKVDVYKINLRKDHRIKAGASVIDGKALMTVGYEQGRFEALGHFDGGRYKGATVMYNIAEW